From Homalodisca vitripennis isolate AUS2020 chromosome 1, UT_GWSS_2.1, whole genome shotgun sequence, the proteins below share one genomic window:
- the LOC124355202 gene encoding gustatory receptor 68a-like — translation MSYPSVLFHKAASETALFAMSIIFGSSLSMGVVLFTCYARKYPEFLKICTFLGKFDHDLQLESPEYWITENVPIIVISTVTPIILEGSKQYAMSMMEEHELVIRRIIAYFYVTAALCGKTVMLIHFQHVACGIAKRFRLVNSRIRLLVMKESLRLSVLRRNPPYVDRRQDYTSCKKFKSLLSAYHLLCDAVYQANVFYGYLLLATIFCTFITITECLYFFSLFIIDGKVIISVTISIWIFNNATFLVLIARCGSHVSEMAGDTAPLIRKLINENVGSGLREELKSFLLQLVGTNVEFNAGGFFQINKETLTSIAAAVTTYLVIMIQFETQSK, via the coding sequence ATGAGCTATCCATCAGTACTATTCCACAAAGCAGCCTCAGAAACAGCCCTCTTTGCTATGAGTATAATCTTCGGTAGCAGCTTGTCGATGGGAGTAGTTTTGTTCACATGCTACGCCAGAAAATACCCTGAGTTCTTGAAAATCTGCACCTTTCTCGGAAAATTCGACCATGATCTACAACTGGAGTCACCAGAATACTGGATTACAGAGAATGTTCCGATCATCGTCATATCTACAGTAACTCCAATAATTCTAGAAGGATCAAAGCAGTATGCCATGTCCATGATGGAAGAGCATGAATTAGTGATAAGAAGAATTATAGCGTATTTTTACGTGACGGCTGCGCTCTGTGGAAAAACTGTTATGTTAATCCACTTCCAACATGTTGCCTGTGGCATAGCAAAAAGGTTCAGACTCGTGAACTCCAGGATCAGACTACTAGTGATGAAAGAGAGCCTTAGATTGTCTGTCCTGCGCCGCAACCCACCATACGTTGATCGTAGGCAGGACTATACATCCTGTAAGAAGTTCAAGTCCCTCCTGAGTGCCTACCATCTGCTATGTGACGCGGTATATCAAGCCAACGTCTTCTATGGTTACCTATTGTTGGCAACCATCTTTTGTACATTTATCACCATCACTGAATGTCTCTACTTCTTCTCCCTATTTATTATTGATGGAAAAGTAATAATAAGTGTAACTATCAGTATTTGGATCTTTAACAATGCCACTTTCCTGGTGCTGATCGCTCGGTGTGGCTCTCATGTCTCTGAGATGGCAGGCGACACTGCACCGCTCATCCGCAAGCTGATCAATGAGAACGTAGGCTCAGGACTGAGAGAAGAGTTGAAGTCGTTTTTGTTGCAGTTAGTCGGTACAAATGTTGAATTTAATGCTGGAGGATTTTTCCAAATCAATAAAGAAACTTTAACTTCGATAGCCGCTGCTGTGACTACCTACCTTGTGATCATGATACAATTTGAAACTCAATCCAAGTAG